The following proteins are co-located in the Desulfonatronum thiodismutans genome:
- a CDS encoding sensor domain-containing protein: MQLFAGSPNAVALRDLEGRVVACNAAFERMFGPLGSRGAGSEKRWLRDLLRPCPGFEEQAERVWSGDAAFQGVEVCWRAVNGRTVETCASQFSIAMVDGRRFSWCIFVDISDRKQAERMLQDAETKYRSIFVNAVEGIFQTTPDGRYLDVNPSLARIYGFASPQEMIRAFRDIKTQLYVDPLRRDEFVRIMDQDHEVWDFVSEIYKKDGTRIWISENARAVYDDRGNIAYFEGTVVDITRRKLAEEALETQRELFTQLFANSPQAIVLTDMDRNVINANQAFEQLFGFRAEDIRGFSIRGFIVPEELMADTETFRAAVVSGNSMQAETHRRHKDGRLIPVSMIGFPLMVRGAIQGVVFIYQDISERKAFEEQITHQAFHDGLTGLPNRSLFAERLARAVERGKRRTDYHYAVIMVDLDKFKTVNDTLGHQAGDDLLIEVGRRLSGCVRSMDTVARLGGDEFALILEELASEDEALTIVRRIEETLHQPLVLPAGEVRPEASIGVVMHSGEYAQAEDILRDADIAMYRAKELRCGNMLFDRSMRLELQESMNLESELRLAVEKGGLNVHYQPIVRVDGGGLEGFEALVRWNHPSMGQVPPSRFIPLAEETGLILPLGRFVIQEACRQLASWRDELPGGAELSMSVNVSCLQFLRDNIVEYVAGVLRDLDLNPEVLKLEITESVLMHDPAHTARELQRLKDLGVRIAIDDFGTGYSSLSYLQQLPIDHLKIDRSFISGTEQAEGNLHIVNSIISLARALGISVVAEGVEREEQLTSLRDLRCDNAQGFMFSRPLDAEGAAEYILRCSGRTGK; encoded by the coding sequence GTGCAGCTTTTCGCCGGGTCTCCCAATGCCGTGGCTCTGCGCGATCTGGAGGGCCGAGTGGTGGCTTGCAACGCCGCTTTTGAGCGAATGTTCGGGCCGCTTGGGTCGCGTGGTGCTGGGAGCGAGAAACGGTGGTTACGGGATCTGTTGCGACCGTGCCCGGGGTTTGAGGAGCAGGCCGAGCGCGTCTGGAGCGGCGACGCGGCCTTTCAGGGAGTCGAGGTCTGTTGGCGGGCCGTCAATGGCCGGACCGTGGAAACCTGCGCTTCCCAGTTTTCCATTGCCATGGTCGATGGCCGCCGGTTTTCCTGGTGCATCTTCGTGGATATCTCCGACCGCAAACAAGCCGAACGGATGCTCCAGGACGCGGAAACCAAGTACCGTTCCATTTTCGTCAATGCCGTGGAGGGCATTTTCCAGACCACGCCGGACGGACGCTATCTGGACGTCAACCCGTCTCTGGCCCGGATTTACGGCTTCGCCTCGCCCCAGGAGATGATCCGGGCCTTCCGGGACATCAAGACGCAACTGTACGTTGATCCTCTGCGTCGGGACGAGTTCGTGCGGATCATGGACCAAGACCACGAGGTCTGGGATTTTGTTTCCGAAATTTACAAAAAGGACGGCACCCGGATCTGGATTTCGGAGAATGCGCGGGCTGTGTACGATGATCGTGGAAATATCGCCTATTTCGAGGGGACCGTGGTGGACATCACCCGGCGCAAGCTGGCCGAAGAGGCCCTGGAGACCCAGCGGGAGCTGTTCACCCAGTTGTTCGCCAACTCGCCCCAGGCCATCGTGCTCACGGACATGGACCGCAACGTGATCAACGCCAACCAGGCCTTTGAACAGCTTTTCGGGTTCCGGGCCGAGGACATTCGTGGTTTTTCCATCCGCGGCTTCATCGTGCCCGAGGAATTGATGGCCGACACGGAAACCTTCCGCGCCGCCGTGGTTTCGGGCAACTCCATGCAGGCCGAGACCCATCGCCGCCACAAGGACGGTCGGCTGATCCCGGTGTCCATGATAGGTTTCCCGTTGATGGTCCGCGGGGCCATTCAGGGCGTGGTCTTTATTTATCAAGACATTTCCGAGCGCAAGGCCTTTGAGGAGCAGATCACCCATCAGGCTTTTCACGACGGGTTGACCGGCCTGCCCAATCGCAGCCTGTTCGCCGAGCGACTGGCCCGGGCCGTGGAGCGGGGCAAGCGGCGCACGGATTATCATTATGCTGTGATCATGGTGGACCTGGACAAGTTCAAGACGGTCAACGACACCCTGGGCCATCAGGCCGGGGACGACCTGTTGATCGAAGTCGGCCGCCGGCTGTCCGGATGCGTCCGGTCCATGGACACCGTGGCCCGGCTGGGCGGGGACGAGTTCGCGCTGATTTTGGAGGAACTGGCTTCGGAGGATGAAGCCCTGACCATTGTCCGGCGGATCGAGGAAACCCTGCATCAGCCCCTGGTGCTGCCCGCCGGGGAAGTCCGGCCCGAGGCCAGCATCGGGGTGGTCATGCACTCCGGGGAGTACGCCCAAGCCGAGGACATCCTGCGCGACGCGGACATCGCCATGTACCGGGCCAAGGAACTGCGCTGCGGCAATATGCTTTTCGACCGCTCCATGCGCCTGGAGCTTCAGGAATCCATGAACCTGGAAAGTGAACTGCGTCTGGCCGTGGAAAAGGGCGGCCTGAACGTGCATTACCAGCCCATCGTCCGCGTGGACGGCGGTGGACTGGAAGGCTTCGAAGCCCTGGTCCGCTGGAACCATCCGAGCATGGGGCAGGTACCGCCATCCAGGTTCATCCCTCTGGCTGAAGAAACCGGGTTGATTCTGCCCTTGGGCCGGTTCGTGATCCAGGAAGCCTGCCGTCAGTTGGCTTCATGGCGTGACGAACTGCCCGGCGGGGCGGAGCTGTCCATGAGCGTGAACGTTTCCTGCCTGCAATTCTTGCGGGACAATATCGTGGAGTACGTGGCCGGGGTGCTCCGGGATTTGGACCTGAACCCGGAAGTCCTGAAGCTGGAGATCACCGAATCCGTGCTGATGCATGATCCGGCCCACACGGCCCGGGAGCTGCAACGGCTCAAGGATCTGGGGGTGCGGATCGCTATCGATGATTTCGGCACCGGCTATTCCTCTTTGAGCTACCTCCAGCAGTTGCCCATCGACCACCTGAAAATCGACCGCTCCTTCATCAGCGGCACCGAGCAGGCCGAAGGCAACCTGCACATCGTCAACTCCATCATTTCCCTGGCTCGGGCCCTGGGGATCTCGGTCGTGGCCGAGGGCGTGGAGCGGGAAGAGCAGTTGACCTCCCTGCGCGACCTCCGCTGCGACAACGCCCAGGGCTTCATGTTTTCCCGCCCGTTGGACGCTGAAGGGGCCGCGGAGTATATTTTGCGGTGTTCCGGGCGTACGGGGAAATAG
- a CDS encoding 2-hydroxymuconate tautomerase family protein, producing MPYVNIKITKEGATAEQKARLIRGVTRLLADVLDKNPRTTVVVIDEVETDNWGIGGEQVTALRRKQKEG from the coding sequence ATGCCGTACGTGAACATCAAGATCACAAAAGAAGGAGCCACCGCGGAGCAAAAGGCCCGGCTGATCCGGGGCGTCACCCGCCTGCTGGCGGACGTGCTGGACAAGAACCCGCGAACCACGGTGGTGGTCATCGACGAGGTGGAGACGGACAACTGGGGCATCGGCGGAGAACAGGTCACCGCCCTGCGCCGCAAACAAAAGGAGGGATGA
- a CDS encoding tRNA-binding protein: MAEETISWQEFERVEIRVGTVVDARPFPEARKPAYIVEVDFGPKIGRKRTSAQVTDHYAPEDLIGRQVVGVTNFPAKQIGPMRSEFLLTGFYHQDGGVILAVPDKPVPNGAKLG; the protein is encoded by the coding sequence ATGGCCGAGGAGACCATTTCCTGGCAGGAGTTCGAACGGGTGGAAATCCGCGTAGGCACGGTGGTGGACGCCCGACCCTTTCCCGAGGCCCGCAAACCGGCCTACATCGTGGAGGTGGATTTCGGCCCGAAAATCGGCCGCAAGCGGACCAGCGCCCAGGTCACGGACCACTACGCCCCGGAAGACCTCATCGGCCGACAGGTGGTCGGGGTGACCAACTTCCCGGCCAAACAGATCGGCCCGATGCGTTCCGAGTTCCTGCTGACCGGATTCTACCACCAGGACGGAGGGGTGATCCTTGCCGTGCCGGACAAGCCCGTGCCCAACGGGGCCAAACTGGGATAA
- a CDS encoding ATP-binding protein: MITANLSFDEWTRVFGDVDMRGGLLDRVKRHFEIMAIGNASWGLG, from the coding sequence ATGATCACTGCCAATTTGAGCTTCGACGAGTGGACGCGGGTCTTCGGTGACGTCGATATGAGAGGGGGCCTTCTGGATCGTGTCAAGCGTCACTTCGAGATCATGGCGATTGGAAACGCAAGCTGGGGCCTGGGGTAA
- a CDS encoding sigma-54-dependent transcriptional regulator, with amino-acid sequence MAKILIVDDEEMVRRTLHRCLEDMGHETFLAGSLAEGAALASRDVDVIFLDLGLPDGEGQKAIDTFRATSSKPEIIVITGLGDNYGAEEALRRGAWDYIRKPASPLVIRSALTGALEYRAKHKVEQCRSVRLHDSGMIARSPVMQRILRTLSKAAESDANVLILGETGVGKELAARAIHANSVRKDRPFVVVDCSNLSETLLESTLYGHTRGSFTGAVSDRGGLIAEADKATLFLDEVGELPVSLQKNFLRVLQEKRFRPVGAHREYLSDFRLLAATNRNLEAMSNEGLFRKDLLFRLRTLEVHLPPLREREGDLETLAEHFISATCTRYKIPEKRLSRQLLAVFQSYHWPGNIREMRNVIESTIIEAGKDSDIYPKHLPAAVRLSLLANGAKDRGCDGTVPPQKLTEPEPLMMPAYEEYRAMCNRKYFKELLIVSGNDLVKASDISGLSIPSIYRHLGISRLPTPRRNRS; translated from the coding sequence ATGGCAAAAATATTGATCGTCGATGATGAAGAGATGGTCCGCCGGACACTGCATCGCTGTCTGGAAGACATGGGCCATGAAACTTTTCTGGCCGGAAGTTTGGCGGAGGGAGCGGCTCTAGCGTCGCGGGACGTGGATGTAATTTTTTTGGACCTGGGGCTGCCGGACGGCGAAGGCCAAAAGGCCATCGACACCTTTCGGGCGACCTCTTCCAAGCCGGAAATCATCGTCATCACGGGCCTTGGCGACAACTATGGAGCGGAGGAGGCCTTGCGTCGGGGAGCCTGGGACTATATCCGCAAACCGGCCTCGCCCTTGGTCATTCGGTCCGCGCTGACCGGTGCTCTGGAGTATCGGGCCAAGCACAAGGTTGAACAGTGCCGCTCCGTAAGGCTCCACGATAGCGGCATGATCGCCCGGAGTCCCGTCATGCAGCGCATCTTGAGAACACTCAGCAAGGCGGCTGAGAGCGACGCGAACGTCCTGATTCTCGGCGAGACCGGGGTCGGCAAGGAACTGGCCGCCAGGGCGATTCATGCCAACAGCGTGCGCAAAGACAGGCCGTTTGTCGTCGTCGATTGTTCAAACCTGTCGGAAACTCTTCTCGAAAGTACGCTTTACGGCCACACCAGGGGATCGTTCACCGGTGCCGTTTCGGACCGTGGCGGACTGATCGCCGAGGCTGACAAGGCCACACTATTTCTGGATGAAGTCGGCGAGCTGCCGGTCTCATTGCAAAAAAACTTTTTGCGGGTTCTTCAGGAAAAACGATTCCGTCCTGTTGGAGCACACAGGGAGTATTTAAGCGATTTCAGGCTGCTGGCCGCGACGAACAGAAATTTGGAAGCAATGTCCAACGAAGGGCTGTTCCGGAAAGATCTCTTGTTCAGGTTGCGGACCCTGGAGGTTCATCTTCCGCCGCTGCGGGAACGGGAGGGAGATCTCGAAACGCTGGCTGAGCACTTCATTTCGGCGACCTGCACCCGTTACAAGATTCCCGAAAAACGTCTTTCCAGGCAGCTTCTTGCGGTTTTTCAAAGCTATCATTGGCCGGGGAACATTCGAGAAATGCGCAACGTCATCGAGTCGACCATCATTGAGGCCGGCAAGGACAGTGATATTTACCCGAAACACTTGCCAGCGGCCGTTCGATTGTCTCTTCTGGCGAACGGTGCAAAAGACCGGGGTTGCGACGGCACTGTTCCTCCCCAGAAATTGACCGAACCGGAACCCCTCATGATGCCGGCTTACGAAGAGTACAGGGCGATGTGCAACCGCAAGTACTTCAAGGAACTCCTGATCGTCAGCGGAAACGATCTCGTAAAGGCAAGCGACATCTCCGGGCTGAGCATTCCCAGCATCTACAGACATCTCGGCATTTCCCGACTCCCAACCCCCAGGAGGAATCGAAGCTGA
- a CDS encoding hybrid sensor histidine kinase/response regulator, producing MLNHLNEQALSLLRGYAEQCAQGIAIIDPVNRVVYANEKISSFLCKKNGAWHFQSGGLNGLEGSGGALAAGLERVRGEAEAQELEFERSSGRNEPEYLGVRLMPLNGYPGFVLLETRAVPSTTRLRRALLAERTARRRIEHLSRRGRSLFYQVIEHLPLFVYMQRPDYSVAYANQKTLIFYGETVGRPCYEVFAGRSSACPQCPTFRVFETGMPEEWEFVDRLGRTFRIYDYPFEDENGLPLVMELGVDITELKRVERELYQAQKMRAVGVLAGGIAHDLNNNLVPIIFNVDYALGKSADPLINEPLGEALRAAYRAADLVEQVLDYSRQQNLKRFPLRLVESAQESLDLLQASLPASVRLHVDYQTDRDWISANPSQIQQLLLNLCRNAVQAMPNGGDLSVRVSRVVMDGFVERIQEGMPQGEYVVLEVMDTGIGIDLENLDRVFEPFYTTKRDRGGTGMGLAVVHAIVTSNGGVIRVSSSSGNGSRFTVYLPFVAPSPQETLKQEHDGGPKGRKPTRLLLVDDDMGAIQAMQRVFREAGFDVVTAESGELGLKQYLMADEPFDLILADHSMPGMSGIEMARTILNHEPKSTIVICTGHVEAQLEEEARSVGIAGFLMKPMTPGKLLESVRRFRGGNG from the coding sequence ATGCTGAATCATTTAAACGAACAGGCTTTGTCCTTACTGCGCGGATATGCGGAACAGTGTGCTCAAGGCATCGCGATCATCGACCCGGTGAATCGGGTCGTTTATGCGAATGAAAAAATCAGCTCGTTTCTGTGCAAAAAAAATGGGGCGTGGCATTTTCAGTCAGGGGGGCTTAACGGTTTGGAAGGAAGCGGGGGGGCTTTGGCTGCCGGACTGGAGAGAGTCCGGGGAGAGGCGGAGGCACAGGAACTGGAGTTTGAGCGCTCCTCAGGAAGGAACGAGCCGGAATACCTGGGGGTGCGCCTGATGCCTTTGAACGGTTACCCCGGGTTTGTGCTGTTGGAAACGCGGGCCGTTCCCTCCACGACCCGGTTGCGGCGGGCCCTTCTTGCCGAGCGGACCGCCAGGCGGCGGATAGAGCACCTTTCCCGGCGTGGACGCTCTCTGTTCTATCAGGTCATCGAACATCTACCGCTGTTCGTCTATATGCAGCGCCCGGATTACAGCGTTGCCTATGCCAATCAAAAGACGCTGATTTTTTACGGCGAGACCGTCGGTCGCCCCTGCTATGAGGTTTTTGCCGGACGGAGTTCTGCTTGTCCGCAGTGTCCGACATTCCGCGTCTTCGAGACGGGAATGCCCGAGGAATGGGAATTCGTGGACCGGCTCGGGAGGACATTTCGGATTTACGACTATCCGTTCGAGGATGAGAATGGTCTGCCGTTGGTCATGGAATTGGGAGTGGACATCACCGAACTGAAACGTGTCGAACGTGAGCTGTACCAGGCGCAGAAAATGCGCGCCGTGGGCGTGCTGGCCGGTGGCATCGCCCATGACTTGAACAATAACCTGGTGCCGATCATTTTTAATGTCGACTATGCCCTGGGCAAGTCCGCCGATCCGCTGATCAACGAGCCGTTGGGCGAAGCCCTGCGCGCGGCGTATCGAGCCGCGGACCTGGTGGAGCAGGTTCTCGATTACAGCCGTCAACAAAATTTGAAACGTTTTCCCCTCCGGCTGGTGGAATCGGCCCAGGAAAGCCTGGACTTACTGCAAGCCTCGCTTCCAGCAAGCGTTCGTCTGCACGTCGACTACCAGACGGATCGAGACTGGATATCGGCCAACCCGTCGCAGATCCAGCAACTCCTGCTTAATCTCTGCCGGAATGCCGTACAGGCCATGCCCAACGGAGGCGACCTTTCCGTCCGCGTGAGCCGGGTGGTCATGGACGGCTTCGTGGAGCGCATTCAGGAAGGCATGCCCCAAGGCGAGTACGTCGTGTTGGAGGTGATGGATACCGGGATCGGCATTGACCTCGAAAACTTGGACAGGGTGTTTGAGCCTTTTTACACGACCAAAAGGGATCGCGGAGGAACCGGAATGGGGCTGGCCGTGGTGCATGCCATCGTCACGAGTAATGGCGGAGTGATTCGGGTCAGCAGTTCGTCGGGGAACGGGTCTCGATTCACCGTTTACCTTCCTTTTGTCGCGCCTTCCCCACAGGAAACCTTGAAGCAAGAGCACGATGGCGGTCCGAAAGGGCGCAAGCCGACGCGACTGCTTCTGGTGGACGACGACATGGGCGCGATACAAGCTATGCAGCGCGTGTTTCGCGAGGCCGGGTTCGATGTCGTGACCGCGGAGAGCGGAGAGCTTGGTCTGAAGCAATACCTCATGGCCGATGAGCCGTTCGACCTGATTCTCGCCGATCACTCCATGCCCGGAATGTCCGGAATAGAAATGGCCAGAACCATCCTGAACCATGAACCGAAATCCACCATCGTTATCTGCACTGGGCATGTTGAGGCGCAACTGGAAGAAGAGGCCAGATCGGTCGGCATTGCCGGTTTTCTGATGAAGCCAATGACGCCGGGCAAGCTGCTGGAGAGCGTTCGTCGCTTTCGAGGAGGAAATGGCTGA